DNA sequence from the Amycolatopsis sp. Hca4 genome:
AGCACACCTGGCCGGAGTGCAGGAACACCGCCGTCAGCGCGTAGTCGACCGCCGTCTCGAAGTCGGCGTCGGCGAATACCACGTTCGGGTTCTTTCCGCCGAGCTCCAGCGCCACCTTCTTGACCGTGCCCGCGGCCGCCGCGGCGATCACCCTGCCGGTCGCCAGGCCGCCGGTGAACGACACCAGGTCGACGTCCGGGTGCGACGCCAGCGGCGCACCCACCTCGGCGCCCGCGCCGAGCACCAGGTTGGCCACGCCCGGCGGCAGCCCGGCCTCGGTGAGCAGCTGCAGGAACCGGATCGCCGTGTGCGGGGTCAGCTCGCTGGGCTTGAGCACGAACGTGTTGCCCGCGGCCAGCGCCGGCGCGATCTTCCACACCGTCTGCAGCAGCGGGTAGTTCCACGGCGTGATCAGCCCGCAGACGCCGACCGGCTCGTGCACGATCCGGCTGATCGCGTCCGGGTTGCCGGTGTCGACCACGCGCCCGGCGTCCTGCGCCGCCAGCTTGCCGAAGTAGCGCAGGCAGGCCGCGATGTCGGCCATGTCGTACCGGCTCTCCACCAGGCGCTTGCCGGTGTCGAGCGACTCGGCGCGGGCGAACGCCTCCGCGTCGCGGTCCAGCAGGTCCGCGGCGCGCAGCAGCAGGTCACCGCGCAGGTGGGCGGGGGTGCCGGGCCACGGGCCGGTGTCGAACGCCCGGCGCGCCGCCGCGATGGCCGCCTCGGTGTCCTTGGCCGTGCCCTCGGCGACCGTCGCGACCAGGGAGCCGTCGGCCGGGCAGCGGATCTCCCGCCGGCCGCCGTCCACCGCGTCCACCCAGTCACCACCGATGAGGAAGTCCGCCATGCGGCCCATTCTCGTGGCCACGCCGCGTGACCGCCACAGCGCCGCGGCGGGCCCCGGTTCACCCCGGCTGCTGACCTGC
Encoded proteins:
- a CDS encoding aldehyde dehydrogenase family protein; protein product: MADFLIGGDWVDAVDGGRREIRCPADGSLVATVAEGTAKDTEAAIAAARRAFDTGPWPGTPAHLRGDLLLRAADLLDRDAEAFARAESLDTGKRLVESRYDMADIAACLRYFGKLAAQDAGRVVDTGNPDAISRIVHEPVGVCGLITPWNYPLLQTVWKIAPALAAGNTFVLKPSELTPHTAIRFLQLLTEAGLPPGVANLVLGAGAEVGAPLASHPDVDLVSFTGGLATGRVIAAAAAGTVKKVALELGGKNPNVVFADADFETAVDYALTAVFLHSGQVCSAGARLIVQREWHEEFVAELVRRAERIRLGGPFDPRAETGPLISEAHRAKVEAYVAAALAEGAVLRTGGRRPDDPALADGFYYLPTILDQVRQGSSAVREESFGPVLTVETFTDEDDAVRIANDTHYGLAGAVFTQDAGRAQRVAGRLRHGTVWINDYHPYLPQAEWGGYKQSGFGRELGPTGLAEYTEVKHIYQNLRPAPQRWFSG